Part of the Elusimicrobiota bacterium genome is shown below.
ACGCGGCCGCGACCGCCCGGGCCTGGGCCGGGCGCGCGGCGCTGCGCGCCGGCGCCGAGACGCCCCGGTCCCGCGCGGCGACCGCCTACCTGCGCGAGGCGCCGAAGCGTCCAGCCGCGCCCGACGAGCCGGGGGGGAGCCCGACGGGCGTCGAGGTCGGCCAGCTGTGCCATCTCACTCTCCAGGGCTGGGACTTCGCCTCGACCGCGGACCCGGCCGCGGCCTGCGCGGCGGCGCGGGCCCTGCTCGAGCGCCGCTCCCCCGGCCCGCGCTGGGCGCAGGCTGAGCGCGAGGCGGCCTCCGTGCTGAAGACCTTCCTGTCGTCTTCGGCTGCGGAGGAATTGGCGGGGGCCGAGATTCTGGGGCGGGAGGTGCCGTTCGCCTACGCCGACGGCGACACCGTCGTGCGCGGCGCGGCGGACCTCGTGTACCGCTCGAAGGGACGGCTCGTCGTCGCCGACTTCAAGAGCGAGAAGGTCGAGGAGCGCTCCGCGGCGAAGATCCGCGGCAAGTACGCCGAGCAGGGACGCGCCTATCTCGAGGCCGTCCGGCTCGCCTGGGGAGAGGACGCGGAATTCCGCCTTCTCTTCCTTCGTCGTCCCGACCTGTCCGTTTAACGGGTTGGCGGGGACCGCTCGCCAGGCTCTCACATTTCAATCCTTGATCCTCTCGACGAGGGTTTTGATCACAGTTGTGCTCAAAACCCCCGAGGGGGAAATTGAAATCGGACAAAGAGGACGTTCGCCGTGCAGGGGGAATGCGGCGGCCGCCGGGGAGGCTACGCGCCGGGCTTGCGGCGGTTCTCGAGGTCGCGGAGCTTCTGCTCGTAGTCCTTGCGCAGGGCCTCGCGCTCCTCGGCGAGCTTGCGGAGCTTGTCGTCGAACTGCGAGGCGTACTCGATCTTCGCCATGTTGAGCTCCTGGCGCAGGCGGCGTTCCTGCTCGCCGTAGCGCTCGGAGATCTCGGCTTCCTTCTGGGCGAGCAGGGAGCCCTGGCGGGTCTTCTCGGCCTCGAGCTCCTTGACGCGCGCCTCGTGCGAGGCGAGCAGGGTCTCGCGCTCGGAGCCGAGGCCCGACTCGAGCTCGCGGCGGCGGCGCTCGAAGTCGTCCTCGAGCTTCGCGCGGCGCTCGACGAAGGACTTCTCCAGGTCGCGGCGGCGCAGCTCGGCGGCGGCCTCGCGGCGCTCCGACTCCTCGCGCAGCGCGGTCGACTCGCGCTCGGCGGTCTCCCGCGCCTTCAGACGCAGAGCCTCCTCGCGCTCGCGCAGCGAGTGCTCGAACTCGGCGCGCGCGCGGGCGGCCTGCTCCTCGTAGGTCGCGATCAGCTCGCGCTCTTTGGCGATCAGCGCGGCGTCGGTCTCCTTCATGCGGCCGCGCAGGGCCTCCTCGACGAGCTTCTCCCGCTGCGCGAGAGAAGCCTCCAGCTCGCGGCGGCGCTGCTGCAGCTCCACGTCGCGCTCGTCCTCCCACTGCTTGCGCTCGCGCTCGATGGTGTCGCGCTGGGCCTTGAGCCAGACGGCCTCGCGATGCGAGAGCTCCTCCTGCATCTCGCTCTCCTTGCGGATCCAGGCCTGCTGGAGGGCGGACTCGGCGCGGGCCAGCTCGGCCATGCGCTCGTCGATGACCTTCTGCATGCGGCCCTCGAGGTCGGCGCGCAGGGTCTGCGCGGCGGCCTCGCGGTCGCGGGCCTCGATCTGGAGCTGGAGTCTCTGGGTGTCGAGCTCCTGCTGGCGGCGCTTCCAGGACTCCTCCTGCGCGGCGGCCTTGCGGGCGTGCTGGGCGTCGAGCTCCGACACGCGCAGCTCGAAGCGCTGCTCGAGCTCCTGGCGCAGGGCGGTGACGGCCGACTCCTTCTCGCGGAACGCGGCCTCCAGGCGCTCGCGCTCGGCGCGGAAGATGGCCTCGCGCTGGGCGGCCCATTCCTTGTCGCGTGAGGTCCACGCCAGCTGGAGGGCGGCCTGCGCGCGGGCGTACTTGTCCTTGAGCGACGCCTCGAGCCCGGCGGCGCGCTCGGAGAGCACGGCGCGCTCGCGGGCGACGGCGTCCTCATAGGTCTTGCGGTAGCGCTCCTCCTGGGCGGCGGCCTCGGTCTTCACCTGGGCCTCGCGGGCGAACGCGGCCTCGCGCAGCGCGCGCTCCTTCTCCGCGAAGCCGGCCTCGAGCCGCGTCTGCGTCTCGGCGGCCTGGCGGCGCAGCGTCTCGCGCTCCTCGTCGAGGGCGGCGCGCTTGGCGTCGAGCTCGGCGGCGGCGACCTCCTCCGCGTGGGCGCGCTCGGAGCGGGCGCGGCCTTCGGCCTCGCGCGTCAGGGCGGCCTGCTTCGTCTCCTGGCGCTTGAGCTCGTCGGCGAGCCGGCGGCGGAACTGCTCCTCGAGCGCCTGCAGCTTCGCCTCGTGCTGCGCCTCGTGCTGGGCCTCCTGCTTGAGCGCCTGGTCGAGAAGCTGCTGCTGCAGCGCCTCGGCGGCGTCGTCGTGGGCCTTCTTCCAGCGCGCCTGCTCGGCGGCGAGCACGCGGCGCAATTCCGCTTCGCGTCCCATGAAGGAGAGCGACAGCTCCTCCTCGCGCTTCGAGGCGGCGGCCTCCATCGCGCGGCGCTCGGCGGCGGACTGCTCGCCGAACTCGGCGCGGGCGCGCTCCAGGGAGTCGCGGTGCTCCTGCTGCAGCCGGCGCTCGCGCTCGGCCCAGCGTCCGGAGAACGAGGCGTCGATCTCGGCCTGGCGCTTGGCGAGCTCGGCCTCCATCTCGGCGCGGGCCTTCTCGGCGGCCTGGACGTCGGCGGCGCGCTGCGCGGCCAGCTCCTCCTCCTTGACCCGGTAGCGGGCCTCGAGCTCGCCGCGCTCGTCTTCGAGCCGCTGGCGGCTCTGGGCCAGGCTCTCGCGCAGCTTGGCCTGGTGGGCCTCCCACTGCTGCTTCTCGCGCTCGGTCCACTCCGTCTGCATCTGCAGGAAGCGCCGGCCGAGCTCCTCCTCCTTCGCGCGGTAGTGGTCCTGCAGCTCCTGCTGGCGGTGGAATATCTCCTCTTCCTTCTTCTGGTACCCGCCCTCCATCTCTCGCAGGCGCTCGTTGAGCGCGGCGTCGCGGGCGGCGTACTCGGCCTCCATCTCCGCGCGCTGGCTCGCCAGCTCCGCGCGGCTCTTGGCCAGGATGTCCTCGATGCGCTTCTGCTGCTGCTTCCAGACGTCCTTTTCTTTCAGAACGAGTTGATCCTGGAGCTGCTGGTACTTCGCGACGAGCTCGGCTTCCTGCTTCTCGTGATGAGCCAGGACGGCTTTATTCCGTTCCTGCAGCGACTCGTCGAGGCGGGCCTCCTTCTCGCGGTAGTGCTCCTCGAGGAAGCGGCGCTCGGCCTCCAGGCGCTCCTGCAGGCGGCCCCACTCCGCCTCGTTCTTGTGCTGATAGACGCGGTCGAGCTCGGCGGTGCGCTTGGCGTGCTCCTCGTCGAGGTGCCGGCGATGGTCCTCGAGCGCGTGCTCCTTCTGGCGCAGGCGCGCCTCGAACTGGGCGATCTTCGCCTCGAACTTCTCGCCGAGCGCGTGCTCCTCGCGGGCCAGCGCCTCGCGGTTGTGCTTGAGCAGGTCCTCGATGTCGCGCTCGTAGCGGCGGCGGAACTCGCCCTCCTTCGTCTTGATCTGCTCGTCGAGCAGGCGCTGCTGGCTCTCGAGGTCCTTCTCCTTGGAGCGGATGGCGTCGGTCTGGATCTTCAGGCGCTCGAGCAAGGAGGTCTTGGTGTCGGACAGCGCCTTCTCCTGGTGCGCGAGCGCGGCCTGCAGCTCGCGCTCGGCGTCCTGGCGGGCGTCCTTGACCGCGTCGATGACCTCGCGGCGCAGTCCTCCGATCATGGCCTCGCGGGCGGCGATCTCGCGCTTGAGCGCGTCGATCTGCATCGACAGCTGGAGGCGCTCCTCCTTTACATGCGCGTCCTGCTCCCGGGACATCTCGCGCTTCAGCTCCTCGCGGAGCGCGTCCTCCATCTTCTTGTGGTCCGAGATGGACGCTTCCCAGGCCTTGACCGTCTCGCGCCAGCGCTTGACCGTCTCGTCCTTCTCGCGGGAATCGAGGGCCGCCTCGTCGCGCGACTTGAGCGCCTTGGCCGCCTCCTGCCGGGCCTCGTTGAGCTCCGCGCCGAGCCGGTGCAGGCGCTCCAGCGCCCAGCGCAGGGCCAGGCGGGCGGTGTCGAGGTCGTTGACGGTCGAGGCGTCGAATTCCCCGGGGGGCTGGTCGGGGAACTGCGGCGGCTCAGGGCGGTTATCCATGGTCGTTCGACGCGTCGGCGCCGCGCAAAGGAATATTGCCTGATTGCTGTTACGAATTTATGCCGCGCCCGCGATCAAGGGGGGTGCGGCGGGTCTTCCGGGAGCAGGCGGGGGGATGTCGACGACGAACCGGCTCAACGTCGTCCGCGCGTAGACCCAGCTGATGAGGTAGAGCATGACGGCGGGCAGCACGGTCCAGCGCCGGAACGGCGACAGGAGCCGTTTCGTCCTGGGATGGATCGGCGCGCGCTTCTCCGCCTCCCGGACCGCGGTCATCACGAGCACTATCATGAGGCTGACGACGGCCATCGATAGGATGAGGAGTACGAGGAATCTCACGGGATCAGCGCCCTTTCAACCAGTCCAGCACCTTTTCCGCGTCGCTGTCCGGCGGGAATACCGGATAGAAGCACTTTTCGATCTTATCACCCTTGATCAGCAAAGTGCACCGCTTGGTCATCGTCTGGCCGCCGAAATGAAACGTCGGCAGGCGGAGAGCCTGAGTGAGCCTGAGCTCATGGTCGCTGAGCACATCGAAGGGAAGGTGCAGCCGTTCGACCATTTCCTTTTGATATTCGGAGGTTTGCGTGCTCAAACCGAACACTCGCGCGCCGAGACCGGTCAGGGCCGCGTAGTGATCGCGATAGGAGCAGGACTGAGGCGTGCAGCCGCGGGCGCCGGGGATCGCGTTCCACTCGTCCAGGCCGCCGGGGGGGTTCTGGCCCGGGAGCCCGGTCCTCGGGTAGCAGTAGACGACGGTCCAGGACGTTCCGAGCCGGGCCAGGTTCACCTTCTTGCCGGAGGTGGACGGAAGCTCGATGTCGGGAAGAGTCATGCCGGCCAAATGGCGGGCCGCGCCGTCATCGGCGGGAATGGGCAGGTCCGTCGGCAATCGGTGAAGGTCATCTGAGCGGGTCATTGGTTCCTCGGCCATCCGTTCGGCTCTCTGGGAGTTTACGCATATGATTCGTCGATCGCAAGGGTCAGCTCTTTCTTGGTCGCGATGAACGGCTGGACATCCAAGCCGGAGTCCCGTTC
Proteins encoded:
- a CDS encoding PD-(D/E)XK nuclease family protein; protein product: AAATARAWAGRAALRAGAETPRSRAATAYLREAPKRPAAPDEPGGSPTGVEVGQLCHLTLQGWDFASTADPAAACAAARALLERRSPGPRWAQAEREAASVLKTFLSSSAAEELAGAEILGREVPFAYADGDTVVRGAADLVYRSKGRLVVADFKSEKVEERSAAKIRGKYAEQGRAYLEAVRLAWGEDAEFRLLFLRRPDLSV
- a CDS encoding peroxiredoxin, which translates into the protein MTRSDDLHRLPTDLPIPADDGAARHLAGMTLPDIELPSTSGKKVNLARLGTSWTVVYCYPRTGLPGQNPPGGLDEWNAIPGARGCTPQSCSYRDHYAALTGLGARVFGLSTQTSEYQKEMVERLHLPFDVLSDHELRLTQALRLPTFHFGGQTMTKRCTLLIKGDKIEKCFYPVFPPDSDAEKVLDWLKGR